In Bradyrhizobium sp. CCBAU 051011, the following are encoded in one genomic region:
- a CDS encoding cation-efflux pump: MTKSPTLKTNVAAISIFASAGMAAAKFAVGIAIGSLALISEALHSSVDVIATVITWLVVRVSDQPADAEHHYGHGKFESLSALFVIALLYVLAGGILVESWSRLSEGAPPPTLSAIPFVVLVIDIAVNFWRARALHRTARQTRSQALAADALHFASDVLGSIAVIIGLVLTGFGFAWGDSVAAIAVAVMISILGLRLGRSTIETLLDRAPEGASEKATAAIRAVPGVVGVERVRVRMVGPTHFIDAIAKVPRTYPIDRVEAIKKSAQAAVSKALGDADLTFTAVPVARDNESVRERVMVIARNSGLAVHHVTVHDLGEKLIVSLDLEVDGDMELLAAHDIAHDLEHSIREDFGEDVEVDTHIEPLEPELPHGTDAAPGRVEEIKAALMRFAGNGAIHDIHNVRVRDTDAGEIVNFHCRAAQSLSVIKVHESVDEIERALRRAFPSIKRVISHAEPPRA; this comes from the coding sequence ATGACCAAATCCCCTACACTCAAGACCAATGTCGCGGCGATCTCGATCTTCGCCAGCGCCGGCATGGCGGCGGCGAAATTTGCGGTCGGCATCGCGATCGGCTCGCTGGCGCTGATCTCCGAGGCGCTGCACTCCTCCGTCGACGTGATCGCGACCGTCATCACCTGGCTGGTGGTGCGGGTGTCCGACCAGCCGGCCGACGCGGAGCATCACTACGGCCATGGCAAGTTCGAGAGCCTGTCGGCGCTGTTTGTCATCGCGCTGCTCTATGTGCTCGCCGGCGGCATCCTGGTCGAATCCTGGAGCCGGCTGAGCGAGGGTGCGCCGCCGCCCACCCTTTCAGCGATTCCCTTCGTCGTGCTGGTGATCGATATCGCAGTGAATTTCTGGCGCGCGCGGGCGTTGCATCGCACGGCGCGCCAGACGCGGAGCCAGGCGCTGGCGGCGGATGCCCTGCATTTTGCCTCCGACGTGCTCGGCTCGATCGCCGTAATCATCGGCCTCGTGCTCACCGGCTTCGGCTTTGCCTGGGGCGATTCGGTCGCGGCCATTGCCGTAGCCGTAATGATCTCGATCCTCGGCCTGCGGCTCGGACGCTCCACCATCGAAACCCTGCTCGACCGCGCGCCGGAGGGCGCTTCGGAAAAGGCGACGGCCGCGATCCGCGCGGTACCTGGCGTGGTCGGCGTCGAACGCGTGCGCGTGCGCATGGTCGGGCCGACGCATTTCATCGACGCCATCGCCAAGGTGCCGCGCACCTATCCGATCGACCGCGTCGAGGCGATCAAGAAGTCCGCGCAGGCGGCCGTCAGCAAGGCGCTCGGCGACGCCGACCTCACCTTCACCGCGGTGCCGGTCGCGCGCGACAATGAGAGCGTGCGCGAGCGCGTCATGGTGATCGCCCGCAATTCCGGCCTCGCCGTCCACCATGTCACCGTGCACGATCTCGGCGAGAAGCTGATCGTCAGCCTCGACCTCGAAGTCGACGGCGACATGGAACTTTTGGCCGCGCACGACATCGCCCACGACCTCGAGCACAGCATCCGCGAAGATTTTGGCGAGGACGTCGAGGTCGATACCCACATCGAGCCGCTCGAGCCGGAGCTGCCGCACGGCACCGACGCCGCGCCCGGGCGCGTCGAAGAGATCAAGGCCGCGCTGATGCGCTTTGCCGGCAACGGCGCGATCCACGACATTCACAATGTGCGTGTACGCGACACCGACGCCGGCGAAATCGTTAACTTCCATTGCCGCGCCGCGCAGTCGCTGAGCGTCATCAAGGTGCATGAGAGTGTCGACGAGATCGAGCGCGCGCTGCGCCGCGCGTTCCCGTCGATCAAGCGCGTGATCAGCCATGCCGAGCCGCCGCGCGCGTAG
- a CDS encoding Spy/CpxP family protein refolding chaperone: MIKIVVVGATALFLTASPIAHAQTPSPATPERLNIADRNSLTDLRIELVKAALQLTPDQEKLWPPVESAIRARAEDRKARVAKVSETVGRRVDQNSIEVMRNRDPIAFMQRRSEALAQRSADLDKLAEAWQPLYKTFSPEQRRHMAALALFVLHDMSEAVERRRAQPDEED, from the coding sequence ATGATCAAAATAGTAGTGGTTGGAGCAACTGCACTCTTCCTTACGGCATCGCCGATTGCCCACGCGCAAACTCCCTCTCCCGCGACTCCGGAACGGCTGAATATAGCCGACCGGAATTCGCTGACGGACTTGCGCATTGAACTGGTGAAGGCCGCGTTGCAGCTCACACCTGACCAGGAAAAATTATGGCCGCCTGTCGAGAGCGCCATTCGTGCCAGGGCGGAGGACCGGAAAGCCCGCGTTGCAAAAGTCTCGGAAACGGTGGGCAGACGGGTCGACCAGAACTCCATCGAGGTCATGCGCAATCGTGATCCCATCGCGTTCATGCAACGACGCTCGGAAGCTTTGGCTCAACGATCAGCCGATTTGGACAAGCTCGCCGAAGCGTGGCAGCCACTCTACAAGACGTTTAGCCCCGAACAGCGGCGGCACATGGCGGCCCTCGCGCTCTTTGTACTCCATGATATGAGCGAGGCCGTAGAACGGCGCCGTGCACAGCCCGACGAAGAGGACTGA